From Electrophorus electricus isolate fEleEle1 chromosome 8, fEleEle1.pri, whole genome shotgun sequence, the proteins below share one genomic window:
- the rnf19a gene encoding E3 ubiquitin-protein ligase RNF19A isoform X1: protein MKCCFVGSSKDPVESPSGAFEVSCVGQLEPVGPGGRLLEGSVPCRNTLPPPPPLSPPSHSSSFPGLPVAAPLCSAEMSLQQHAQGSERDLPSATSSISLPTVRKTPKKRRLSLRSLFRRRRGDPKSRKSRTLTSGVDGIASVESVHSEVQQHDRSSSFSAPGMAASSTPSGSTSCSSSSELLECPLCLLRHARDRFPDIMTCHHRSCADCLRQYLRIEISESRVNISCPECSERFNPHDIRMILGDRALMEKYEEFMLRRWLVADPDCRWCPAPDCGYAVIAFGCASCPKITCGREGCGTEFCYHCKQLWHPNQTCDTARQQRAQSLRLRPFRSSSLSYSQESGAAADDIKPCPRCAAYIIKMNDGSCNHMTCAVCGCEFCWLCMKEISDLHYLSPSGCTFWGKKPWSRKKKILWQLGTLVGAPIGIALIAGIAIPAMIIGIPVYVGRKIHNRYEGKDISKHKRNLVIAGGVTLSVIVSPVVAAVTVGIGVPIMLAYVYGVVPISLCRSGGCGVSAGNGKGVRIEFDDENDMNVGNGATATDTTSVAETRHNPSIGEGSVGGLMGSLSASGCHMERVGAMRDNLSENASTMALAGASITGSLSGSAMVSCFNRLEVQADVQKERCSLSGESGTVSLGTISDSASTKAMAGSILNAYMPLDREGSSMDVQVDVESKLGKLRHHSGSSSVEDGSTVGRGGGPCPSSCPHEGKCSSSHWVKEPSTSSSGKKSKGKMCKKSGGTKINESQEDMDAQLLEQQSTHSSELDSPSLSGSLPSVTDSHCSHMSEFSCPDLDACRPHCCTHEPQARPTPVPVSPLPEVEHDRLENCPTPGPLPLAGTVSSLLTPGGAERPLCHMVEENMSSTCRAELGPSAGDRDHGKGVMQAASPVRNSCIQTEI, encoded by the exons ACCCTGTCGAGAGCCCGTCAGGTGCCTTTGAGGTGTCGTGTGTGGGCCAGCTTGAGCCAGTCGGCCCAGGGGGGCGGCTCTTGGAGGGCTCGGTACCATGCCGTAAcaccctgcccccacctccccctctatcccctccctctcactcctcctctttTCCGGGCCTCCCTGTAGCTGCTCCCCTGTGCTCTGCCGAGATGAGTCTGCAGCAACACGCCCAGGGCTCTGAGAGGGACCTGCCCTCTgccacctcctccatcagccTACCCACGGTGCGGAAGACGCCCAAAAAGAGGCGCCTCTCGTTGCGCTCGCTGTTCCGTCGCCGACGTGGGGACCCCAAGTCCCGCAAGTCCCGCACCCTGACCAGCGGCGTGGACGGCATCGCCAGCGTGGAGAGCGTGCACTCAGAGGTTCAGCAGCACGATcgctcctcctctttctctgcccctgGCATGGCTGCTTCCTCTACTCCCTCAGGCTCCACctcttgctcctcctcctctgagctgCTGGAGTGCCCCTTGTGTCTGCTGCGGCACGCCCGTGACCGCTTCCCTGACATCATGACCTGCCACCACCGCTCGTGTGCTGACTGCCTGCGGCAGTATCTGCGCATCGAGATCTCGGAGAGCAGGGTGAACATCAGCTGTCCCGAGTGTTCCGAGCGCTTCAACCCCCATGACATCCGCATGATCCTGGGAGATCGCGCACTCATGGAGAAGTACGAGGAGTTCATGCTCCGCCGCTGGCTTGTGGCCGACCCAGACTGCCGCTGGTGCCCTGCCCCGGACTGCGG GTACGCAGTTATAGCGTTTGGCTGTGCGAGCTGCCCAAAGATCACGTGTGGTCGAGAAGGCTGCGGGACAGAGTTCTGTTACCACTGCAAGCAGCTGTGGCACCCCAACCAGACATGTGACACAGCCAGACAGCAGAGGGCCCAGAGCCTCCGGCTACGGCCCTTCAGATCCTCCTCACTCAGCTACAGCCAGGAGAGTGGGgctgcag CAGACGACATAAAGCCGTGCCCGCGCTGTGCGGCCTACATCATCAAAATGAACGACGGGAGCTGTAATCACATgacttgtgctgtgtgtggctgtgaatTCTGCTGGCTTTGCATGAAGGAGATCTCAGACCTGCACTACTTGAG CCCGTCGGGGTGCACCTTTTGGGGCAAGAAACCCTGgagcaggaagaagaaaatCCTCTGGCAGCTGGGCACACTGGTGGGTGCTCCGATTGGCATTGCACTGATCGCTGGCATTGCCATCCCTGCCATGATAATTGGCATTCCTGTGTACGTGGGTAGAAAG ATTCACAATCGCTATGAAGGGAAGGACATCTCAAAGCATAAGAGGAACCTGGTGATTGCAGGTGGAGTGACGCTGTCTGTGATCGTGTCGCCAGTAGTAGCTGCTGTGACTGTAG gtattgGAGTGCCCATCATGCTGGCCTATGTCTACGGCGTGGTGCCAATATCGCTGTGTCGTAGTGGTGGCTGTGGTGTGTCCGCGGGCAACGGGAAAGGTGTGCGCATTGAGTTTGATGACGAAAACGACATGAATGTGGGCAATGGAGCAACTGCAACTG ACACGACGTCTGTGGCAGAGACTAGGCACAACCCAAGCATTGGCGAGGGCAGCGTAGGCGGCCTGATGGGCAGCCTCAGTGCCAGCGGGTGTCACATGGAGCGGGTCGGTGCCATGAGGGACAACCTGAGTGAGAACGCCAGCACCATGGCCCTTGCAGGAGCCAGCATCACCGGCAGTCTGTCAGGAAGCGCCATGGTCAGCTGCTTCAACAG GTTGGAAGTGCAGGCTGATGTGCAGAAGGAACGCTGCAGTCTGAGTGGAGAGTCCGGCACAGTGAGCCTGGGGACGATCAGTGACAGCGCCAGCACCAAGGCCATGGCTGGCTCCATCCTTAATGCCTACATGCCCCTGGACAG AGAGGGCAGCAGTATGGACGTTCAGGTGGATGTGGAGTCCAAACTTGGAAAACTTCGCCACCACAGTGGCAGCAGCAGTGTGGAAGATGGTAGCAcagtggggcgggggggtggtCCCTGCCCCTCCAGCTGCCCCCACGAGGGCAAGTGCAGCTCTTCCCACTGGGTCAAAGAGccctccacctcctcatctGGAAAGAAGAGCAAAGGCAAGATGTGCAAGAAAAGCGGTGGCACCAAGATCAACGAGAGCCAGGAGGACATGGATGCGCAGCTCCTGGAGCAGCAGAGCACCCACTCCAGCGAGCTGGACTCTCCGTCCCTGAGCGGCAGCCTGCCCTCCGTCACTGACTCCCACTGTAGCCACATGTCCGAGTTCAGCTGCCCTGACCTGGACGCCTGCCGGCCGCACTGCTGCACTCACGAGCCCCAGGCCCGGCCCACTCCTGTGCCGGTCAGCCCCCTCCCTGAGGTGGAGCATGACCGCCTGGAGAACTGCCCCACCCCTGGGCCCCTCCCCCTGGCTGGCACCGTCTCCTCCCTCCTCACCCCAGGAGGTGCAGAGCGACCTCTGTGTCACATGGTGGAGGAGAATATGAGCTCCACTTGCAGGGCGGAGCTGGGGCCCAGCGCAGGAGACAGAGACCATGGCAAAGGCGTGATGCAAGCAGCCAGCCCTGTGCGAAACTCCTGCATTCAGACGGAGATCTAA
- the rnf19a gene encoding E3 ubiquitin-protein ligase RNF19A isoform X2 gives MKCCFVGSSKDPVESPSGAFEVSCVGQLEPVGPGGRLLEGSVPCRNTLPPPPPLSPPSHSSSFPGLPVAAPLCSAEMSLQQHAQGSERDLPSATSSISLPTVRKTPKKRRLSLRSLFRRRRGDPKSRKSRTLTSGVDGIASVESVHSEVQQHDRSSSFSAPGMAASSTPSGSTSCSSSSELLECPLCLLRHARDRFPDIMTCHHRSCADCLRQYLRIEISESRVNISCPECSERFNPHDIRMILGDRALMEKYEEFMLRRWLVADPDCRWCPAPDCGYAVIAFGCASCPKITCGREGCGTEFCYHCKQLWHPNQTCDTARQQRAQSLRLRPFRSSSLSYSQESGAADDIKPCPRCAAYIIKMNDGSCNHMTCAVCGCEFCWLCMKEISDLHYLSPSGCTFWGKKPWSRKKKILWQLGTLVGAPIGIALIAGIAIPAMIIGIPVYVGRKIHNRYEGKDISKHKRNLVIAGGVTLSVIVSPVVAAVTVGIGVPIMLAYVYGVVPISLCRSGGCGVSAGNGKGVRIEFDDENDMNVGNGATATDTTSVAETRHNPSIGEGSVGGLMGSLSASGCHMERVGAMRDNLSENASTMALAGASITGSLSGSAMVSCFNRLEVQADVQKERCSLSGESGTVSLGTISDSASTKAMAGSILNAYMPLDREGSSMDVQVDVESKLGKLRHHSGSSSVEDGSTVGRGGGPCPSSCPHEGKCSSSHWVKEPSTSSSGKKSKGKMCKKSGGTKINESQEDMDAQLLEQQSTHSSELDSPSLSGSLPSVTDSHCSHMSEFSCPDLDACRPHCCTHEPQARPTPVPVSPLPEVEHDRLENCPTPGPLPLAGTVSSLLTPGGAERPLCHMVEENMSSTCRAELGPSAGDRDHGKGVMQAASPVRNSCIQTEI, from the exons ACCCTGTCGAGAGCCCGTCAGGTGCCTTTGAGGTGTCGTGTGTGGGCCAGCTTGAGCCAGTCGGCCCAGGGGGGCGGCTCTTGGAGGGCTCGGTACCATGCCGTAAcaccctgcccccacctccccctctatcccctccctctcactcctcctctttTCCGGGCCTCCCTGTAGCTGCTCCCCTGTGCTCTGCCGAGATGAGTCTGCAGCAACACGCCCAGGGCTCTGAGAGGGACCTGCCCTCTgccacctcctccatcagccTACCCACGGTGCGGAAGACGCCCAAAAAGAGGCGCCTCTCGTTGCGCTCGCTGTTCCGTCGCCGACGTGGGGACCCCAAGTCCCGCAAGTCCCGCACCCTGACCAGCGGCGTGGACGGCATCGCCAGCGTGGAGAGCGTGCACTCAGAGGTTCAGCAGCACGATcgctcctcctctttctctgcccctgGCATGGCTGCTTCCTCTACTCCCTCAGGCTCCACctcttgctcctcctcctctgagctgCTGGAGTGCCCCTTGTGTCTGCTGCGGCACGCCCGTGACCGCTTCCCTGACATCATGACCTGCCACCACCGCTCGTGTGCTGACTGCCTGCGGCAGTATCTGCGCATCGAGATCTCGGAGAGCAGGGTGAACATCAGCTGTCCCGAGTGTTCCGAGCGCTTCAACCCCCATGACATCCGCATGATCCTGGGAGATCGCGCACTCATGGAGAAGTACGAGGAGTTCATGCTCCGCCGCTGGCTTGTGGCCGACCCAGACTGCCGCTGGTGCCCTGCCCCGGACTGCGG GTACGCAGTTATAGCGTTTGGCTGTGCGAGCTGCCCAAAGATCACGTGTGGTCGAGAAGGCTGCGGGACAGAGTTCTGTTACCACTGCAAGCAGCTGTGGCACCCCAACCAGACATGTGACACAGCCAGACAGCAGAGGGCCCAGAGCCTCCGGCTACGGCCCTTCAGATCCTCCTCACTCAGCTACAGCCAGGAGAGTGGGgctgcag ACGACATAAAGCCGTGCCCGCGCTGTGCGGCCTACATCATCAAAATGAACGACGGGAGCTGTAATCACATgacttgtgctgtgtgtggctgtgaatTCTGCTGGCTTTGCATGAAGGAGATCTCAGACCTGCACTACTTGAG CCCGTCGGGGTGCACCTTTTGGGGCAAGAAACCCTGgagcaggaagaagaaaatCCTCTGGCAGCTGGGCACACTGGTGGGTGCTCCGATTGGCATTGCACTGATCGCTGGCATTGCCATCCCTGCCATGATAATTGGCATTCCTGTGTACGTGGGTAGAAAG ATTCACAATCGCTATGAAGGGAAGGACATCTCAAAGCATAAGAGGAACCTGGTGATTGCAGGTGGAGTGACGCTGTCTGTGATCGTGTCGCCAGTAGTAGCTGCTGTGACTGTAG gtattgGAGTGCCCATCATGCTGGCCTATGTCTACGGCGTGGTGCCAATATCGCTGTGTCGTAGTGGTGGCTGTGGTGTGTCCGCGGGCAACGGGAAAGGTGTGCGCATTGAGTTTGATGACGAAAACGACATGAATGTGGGCAATGGAGCAACTGCAACTG ACACGACGTCTGTGGCAGAGACTAGGCACAACCCAAGCATTGGCGAGGGCAGCGTAGGCGGCCTGATGGGCAGCCTCAGTGCCAGCGGGTGTCACATGGAGCGGGTCGGTGCCATGAGGGACAACCTGAGTGAGAACGCCAGCACCATGGCCCTTGCAGGAGCCAGCATCACCGGCAGTCTGTCAGGAAGCGCCATGGTCAGCTGCTTCAACAG GTTGGAAGTGCAGGCTGATGTGCAGAAGGAACGCTGCAGTCTGAGTGGAGAGTCCGGCACAGTGAGCCTGGGGACGATCAGTGACAGCGCCAGCACCAAGGCCATGGCTGGCTCCATCCTTAATGCCTACATGCCCCTGGACAG AGAGGGCAGCAGTATGGACGTTCAGGTGGATGTGGAGTCCAAACTTGGAAAACTTCGCCACCACAGTGGCAGCAGCAGTGTGGAAGATGGTAGCAcagtggggcgggggggtggtCCCTGCCCCTCCAGCTGCCCCCACGAGGGCAAGTGCAGCTCTTCCCACTGGGTCAAAGAGccctccacctcctcatctGGAAAGAAGAGCAAAGGCAAGATGTGCAAGAAAAGCGGTGGCACCAAGATCAACGAGAGCCAGGAGGACATGGATGCGCAGCTCCTGGAGCAGCAGAGCACCCACTCCAGCGAGCTGGACTCTCCGTCCCTGAGCGGCAGCCTGCCCTCCGTCACTGACTCCCACTGTAGCCACATGTCCGAGTTCAGCTGCCCTGACCTGGACGCCTGCCGGCCGCACTGCTGCACTCACGAGCCCCAGGCCCGGCCCACTCCTGTGCCGGTCAGCCCCCTCCCTGAGGTGGAGCATGACCGCCTGGAGAACTGCCCCACCCCTGGGCCCCTCCCCCTGGCTGGCACCGTCTCCTCCCTCCTCACCCCAGGAGGTGCAGAGCGACCTCTGTGTCACATGGTGGAGGAGAATATGAGCTCCACTTGCAGGGCGGAGCTGGGGCCCAGCGCAGGAGACAGAGACCATGGCAAAGGCGTGATGCAAGCAGCCAGCCCTGTGCGAAACTCCTGCATTCAGACGGAGATCTAA
- the spag1a gene encoding sperm-associated antigen 1A yields MGNTQKKSPGRGEEGSPHSKPGTPGSSKSSASSRSQESQGKKPLANGSHSAEENRAGEDSQSCGPGGCGAGGEGVNLDAPAGALPPPLARFKNEGNMLFKNGQFGEALEKYTQAIDGCKQAGIDSPEDLCILYSNRAACYLKDGNSADCIQDCTSALELRPFSLKPLLRRAMAYESLERYRKAYVDYKIVLQVDVSVQAAQDSVHRITKLLIEQDGTDWREKLPEIPMVPLSAQQHSKEEPARVEQEKARQAEAHFTLLKHEGNDLVKKAQYHSACEKYTDCLALKPGECSIYTNRALCYLKLDCFEEAKQDCNSALQIDPVNKKAFYRRALAHKGLKDYLSSSADLQEVLQLDPNVQEAEKELEEVTALLKESLLQTHG; encoded by the exons ATGGggaacacacagaagaagagccctggaagaggagaagaaggaagcCCACACTCCAAGCCTGGGACTCCGGGGTCAAGCAAGAGTTCAGCTAGCTCCAGGTCCCAGGAGTCGCAGGGGAAGAAACCTCTAGCAAACGGCTCTCACTCAGCTGAAGAGAACCGGGCGGGGGAGGATAGCCAAAGCTGTGGCCCAGGCGGGTGTGGAgcagggggggagggggtgaatCTAGATGCCCCAGCTGGGGCCCTTCCACCTCCACTTGCCCGTTTTAAAAACGAGGGCAACATGCTCTTCAAAAACGGACAGTTCGGAGAGGCGCTGGAGAAGTACACGCAGGCTATAGACGGCTGCAAACAAGCAG GAATCGACAGTCCTGAGGATCTTTGTATCTTGTACTCAAACAGAGCTGCCTGTTACCTGAAAGACGGAAACAGTGCAGACTGCATTCAGGATTGCACCAG TGCGCTGGAGCTCCGCCCCTTCTCCTTGAAGCCCCTCCTCCGCAGGGCTATGGCGTATGAGTCTCTGGAGCGCTACAGGAAAGCCTACGTGGACTACAAGATTGTCCTCCAGGTTGATGTCAGCGTGCAGGCGGCTCAGGATAGTGTGCACAG GATCACGAAGCTGCTTATTGAGCAGGATGGTACGGACTGGCGGGAGAAGCTTCCGGAGATCCCCATGGTCCCACTGTctgcacagcagcacagcaaagAGGAGCCAGCCAGAGTGGAACAGGAGAAGG CCAGGCAGGCCGAAGCACATTTCACCCTGCTGAAGCACGAAGGTAATGACCTGGTGAAGAAGGCGCAGTATCACAGCGCATGCGAAAAGTACACCGACTGCCTGGCTCTCAAGCCTGGCGAGTGCTCCATTTACACAAACAG AGCCTTGTGTTACCTGAAACTTGATTGCTTCGAAGAAGCAAAGCAAGACTGTAACTCTGCACTTCAGATCGACCCAGTCAATAAGAAAGCATTTTACAGACGTGCACTGGCCCATAAAGGTCTAAAG GACTACCTGTCATCTAGTGCTGACCTGCAAGAGGTTCTGCAACTGGACCCAAATGTGCAGGAGGCAGAGAAGGAGTTGGAGGAGGTGACAGCTCTGCTAAAGGAAAGTCTGCTGCAGACTCATG GCTGA
- the rnf19a gene encoding E3 ubiquitin-protein ligase RNF19A isoform X3 — MKCCFVGSSKDPVESPSGAFEVSCVGQLEPVGPGGRLLEGSVPCRNTLPPPPPLSPPSHSSSFPGLPVAAPLCSAEMSLQQHAQGSERDLPSATSSISLPTVRKTPKKRRLSLRSLFRRRRGDPKSRKSRTLTSGVDGIASVESVHSEVQQHDRSSSFSAPGMAASSTPSGSTSCSSSSELLECPLCLLRHARDRFPDIMTCHHRSCADCLRQYLRIEISESRVNISCPECSERFNPHDIRMILGDRALMEKYEEFMLRRWLVADPDCRWCPAPDCGYAVIAFGCASCPKITCGREGCGTEFCYHCKQLWHPNQTCDTARQQRAQSLRLRPFRSSSLSYSQESGAAADDIKPCPRCAAYIIKMNDGSCNHMTCAVCGCEFCWLCMKEISDLHYLSPSGCTFWGKKPWSRKKKILWQLGTLIHNRYEGKDISKHKRNLVIAGGVTLSVIVSPVVAAVTVGIGVPIMLAYVYGVVPISLCRSGGCGVSAGNGKGVRIEFDDENDMNVGNGATATDTTSVAETRHNPSIGEGSVGGLMGSLSASGCHMERVGAMRDNLSENASTMALAGASITGSLSGSAMVSCFNRLEVQADVQKERCSLSGESGTVSLGTISDSASTKAMAGSILNAYMPLDREGSSMDVQVDVESKLGKLRHHSGSSSVEDGSTVGRGGGPCPSSCPHEGKCSSSHWVKEPSTSSSGKKSKGKMCKKSGGTKINESQEDMDAQLLEQQSTHSSELDSPSLSGSLPSVTDSHCSHMSEFSCPDLDACRPHCCTHEPQARPTPVPVSPLPEVEHDRLENCPTPGPLPLAGTVSSLLTPGGAERPLCHMVEENMSSTCRAELGPSAGDRDHGKGVMQAASPVRNSCIQTEI, encoded by the exons ACCCTGTCGAGAGCCCGTCAGGTGCCTTTGAGGTGTCGTGTGTGGGCCAGCTTGAGCCAGTCGGCCCAGGGGGGCGGCTCTTGGAGGGCTCGGTACCATGCCGTAAcaccctgcccccacctccccctctatcccctccctctcactcctcctctttTCCGGGCCTCCCTGTAGCTGCTCCCCTGTGCTCTGCCGAGATGAGTCTGCAGCAACACGCCCAGGGCTCTGAGAGGGACCTGCCCTCTgccacctcctccatcagccTACCCACGGTGCGGAAGACGCCCAAAAAGAGGCGCCTCTCGTTGCGCTCGCTGTTCCGTCGCCGACGTGGGGACCCCAAGTCCCGCAAGTCCCGCACCCTGACCAGCGGCGTGGACGGCATCGCCAGCGTGGAGAGCGTGCACTCAGAGGTTCAGCAGCACGATcgctcctcctctttctctgcccctgGCATGGCTGCTTCCTCTACTCCCTCAGGCTCCACctcttgctcctcctcctctgagctgCTGGAGTGCCCCTTGTGTCTGCTGCGGCACGCCCGTGACCGCTTCCCTGACATCATGACCTGCCACCACCGCTCGTGTGCTGACTGCCTGCGGCAGTATCTGCGCATCGAGATCTCGGAGAGCAGGGTGAACATCAGCTGTCCCGAGTGTTCCGAGCGCTTCAACCCCCATGACATCCGCATGATCCTGGGAGATCGCGCACTCATGGAGAAGTACGAGGAGTTCATGCTCCGCCGCTGGCTTGTGGCCGACCCAGACTGCCGCTGGTGCCCTGCCCCGGACTGCGG GTACGCAGTTATAGCGTTTGGCTGTGCGAGCTGCCCAAAGATCACGTGTGGTCGAGAAGGCTGCGGGACAGAGTTCTGTTACCACTGCAAGCAGCTGTGGCACCCCAACCAGACATGTGACACAGCCAGACAGCAGAGGGCCCAGAGCCTCCGGCTACGGCCCTTCAGATCCTCCTCACTCAGCTACAGCCAGGAGAGTGGGgctgcag CAGACGACATAAAGCCGTGCCCGCGCTGTGCGGCCTACATCATCAAAATGAACGACGGGAGCTGTAATCACATgacttgtgctgtgtgtggctgtgaatTCTGCTGGCTTTGCATGAAGGAGATCTCAGACCTGCACTACTTGAG CCCGTCGGGGTGCACCTTTTGGGGCAAGAAACCCTGgagcaggaagaagaaaatCCTCTGGCAGCTGGGCACACTG ATTCACAATCGCTATGAAGGGAAGGACATCTCAAAGCATAAGAGGAACCTGGTGATTGCAGGTGGAGTGACGCTGTCTGTGATCGTGTCGCCAGTAGTAGCTGCTGTGACTGTAG gtattgGAGTGCCCATCATGCTGGCCTATGTCTACGGCGTGGTGCCAATATCGCTGTGTCGTAGTGGTGGCTGTGGTGTGTCCGCGGGCAACGGGAAAGGTGTGCGCATTGAGTTTGATGACGAAAACGACATGAATGTGGGCAATGGAGCAACTGCAACTG ACACGACGTCTGTGGCAGAGACTAGGCACAACCCAAGCATTGGCGAGGGCAGCGTAGGCGGCCTGATGGGCAGCCTCAGTGCCAGCGGGTGTCACATGGAGCGGGTCGGTGCCATGAGGGACAACCTGAGTGAGAACGCCAGCACCATGGCCCTTGCAGGAGCCAGCATCACCGGCAGTCTGTCAGGAAGCGCCATGGTCAGCTGCTTCAACAG GTTGGAAGTGCAGGCTGATGTGCAGAAGGAACGCTGCAGTCTGAGTGGAGAGTCCGGCACAGTGAGCCTGGGGACGATCAGTGACAGCGCCAGCACCAAGGCCATGGCTGGCTCCATCCTTAATGCCTACATGCCCCTGGACAG AGAGGGCAGCAGTATGGACGTTCAGGTGGATGTGGAGTCCAAACTTGGAAAACTTCGCCACCACAGTGGCAGCAGCAGTGTGGAAGATGGTAGCAcagtggggcgggggggtggtCCCTGCCCCTCCAGCTGCCCCCACGAGGGCAAGTGCAGCTCTTCCCACTGGGTCAAAGAGccctccacctcctcatctGGAAAGAAGAGCAAAGGCAAGATGTGCAAGAAAAGCGGTGGCACCAAGATCAACGAGAGCCAGGAGGACATGGATGCGCAGCTCCTGGAGCAGCAGAGCACCCACTCCAGCGAGCTGGACTCTCCGTCCCTGAGCGGCAGCCTGCCCTCCGTCACTGACTCCCACTGTAGCCACATGTCCGAGTTCAGCTGCCCTGACCTGGACGCCTGCCGGCCGCACTGCTGCACTCACGAGCCCCAGGCCCGGCCCACTCCTGTGCCGGTCAGCCCCCTCCCTGAGGTGGAGCATGACCGCCTGGAGAACTGCCCCACCCCTGGGCCCCTCCCCCTGGCTGGCACCGTCTCCTCCCTCCTCACCCCAGGAGGTGCAGAGCGACCTCTGTGTCACATGGTGGAGGAGAATATGAGCTCCACTTGCAGGGCGGAGCTGGGGCCCAGCGCAGGAGACAGAGACCATGGCAAAGGCGTGATGCAAGCAGCCAGCCCTGTGCGAAACTCCTGCATTCAGACGGAGATCTAA